The proteins below are encoded in one region of Methanosarcina barkeri 3:
- a CDS encoding DUF2111 domain-containing protein produces MPFPVCNYGGEKITTLTISEDSGSEDLETLAVAVHSVIGLPTTIRSLKRKGLRLEKGQILDRDYTGPVLEEVLKTNKIVHKVPTEGVYRGKHVVVAPIHSKDGEIVAALGVVDILATIDLQSVFQEYTSVLEEVEDAKK; encoded by the coding sequence GTGCCCTTCCCGGTCTGTAATTACGGGGGTGAAAAAATTACTACCCTAACAATCTCAGAAGATTCAGGGTCTGAAGACCTTGAGACACTAGCAGTTGCAGTACACTCGGTAATCGGACTTCCTACAACCATTCGCAGTCTCAAGCGAAAAGGACTTCGTCTGGAAAAAGGTCAAATCCTTGACAGGGACTATACTGGGCCTGTACTCGAAGAAGTATTGAAAACAAACAAAATTGTCCACAAAGTTCCTACAGAAGGCGTGTATAGAGGAAAACATGTGGTTGTTGCTCCTATTCACTCGAAAGACGGGGAAATTGTTGCAGCTCTTGGAGTTGTGGACATACTGGCTACTATAGATCTCCAATCTGTTTTTCAGGAATATACATCGGTACTCGAAGAAGTTGAAGATGCTAAGAAGTAA
- a CDS encoding DUF166 domain-containing protein: MTVIGVITRGKYGHRLIETVREHSDFSIVTADLPEFVPVFIEEPDEFLETLNFNKHVFSAEIIITYSLHPDLTSAIAKLAAEAGVRSLIVPGGPSRASVPELKKISEVSGMDIEVDEICCSLEPNAFNRPFTELFGSPILKVKTKDGKITDVKVIKGAPCGSTWYMAKEIVGLEIKDAPPKAGLLIQHYPCRATRGDIGGIHESGELHKQAFIKALENEE; the protein is encoded by the coding sequence ATGACTGTAATAGGAGTAATTACCCGGGGCAAGTACGGGCACCGTCTTATTGAGACTGTCAGGGAACACAGTGATTTTTCAATCGTAACTGCTGATCTTCCTGAGTTCGTGCCTGTATTCATCGAAGAGCCTGATGAATTTCTGGAAACTCTTAACTTCAACAAACATGTTTTCTCTGCCGAAATTATAATTACTTATTCTCTGCATCCGGATTTGACATCCGCAATTGCAAAGCTTGCGGCAGAAGCCGGTGTTCGTTCTCTTATAGTACCGGGTGGGCCATCCAGAGCTTCAGTTCCCGAACTTAAAAAAATATCTGAAGTTTCAGGTATGGATATCGAGGTAGATGAGATCTGCTGTAGTCTTGAACCCAATGCTTTCAACAGACCGTTTACGGAACTCTTTGGGTCTCCGATCTTAAAGGTAAAAACAAAAGATGGAAAAATTACCGATGTCAAGGTAATAAAAGGTGCTCCATGTGGTAGTACCTGGTATATGGCAAAGGAAATAGTTGGACTGGAGATAAAAGACGCACCTCCAAAAGCCGGGCTGTTGATCCAGCATTACCCCTGTCGGGCGACGCGCGGAGATATTGGGGGAATCCATGAGTCAGGAGAACTGCATAAACAAGCATTTATAAAAGCCCTTGAAAATGAGGAGTGA